From a region of the Neisseria subflava genome:
- a CDS encoding MMPL family transporter: MNLRLLNRLYTALILFLTLFLVYAFASQARIQTDLTALLPSEQQPDALLTAADKAAEAQLNSQVILLAGSTDAETAFQTAAQIADTWRKSGVFEQVDSSMTPNLDKVRADMQKLSLAVLPQDEIRLLFEQPQAYFQARAEAAANPFAAPSPLSLEQDWLGFGRFVADKANPQSRLQWDMDNGMLFAEDKGKTWVFLRGRLAGGDQFSGNDALLSLMAQSRQIASENGAETLSAGGALFAAVSKAAAEKESRLMSMIGLGLTFALLLWVFRSGRVFLLSLPLAAGMLTGLAVALLVFGEVHILTIVIGTSLVGMLVDFPLHWLAPSVFGPSEKTVWQAESAIKHVLPSFAVSLTITVLGYALLWFTPLPVLRQTAVFSGFALFGAFGATVLWLPPLFRRYRAKTVPFAALTEKLYSLSGRLKNRLHKRGWLIVGGILLAVGLWRSDWRDDIRQWVNMPTAMLTEVQQIGQLSGTDFGGKYLVAEAQSEDALLKKTAELGRALQPLIAQGKLSGIQSPDQFILPTTEQQKLQNRLRELTKLPDSWKPLTEIGIPRKTVRDALLQAADTQPLSLSDGLNTDLAEAWRSLYLGEVEPGRFAAVVRLNGMTDEAAVRAVAQHISGVHWADKRAHLNELFHHTRNQAAWLKLASYALAWLLLWKMFGFKRGSKVLAVPLAAAICTVAVLGLAGIPVSLFAMFGLLLVSAIGVDYAVYAATAHHSAPAKLGGMLLAAATTAISFALLAISSTPAVAAFGMTVTIGVVFNIWLAGTLLKN, from the coding sequence ATGAATCTTCGCCTCCTAAACCGCCTCTATACTGCCCTTATCCTGTTTCTTACCCTGTTTTTGGTTTATGCCTTTGCTTCACAAGCGCGCATCCAAACCGATTTGACCGCGTTGTTACCAAGCGAGCAGCAACCCGATGCCTTACTGACGGCCGCGGATAAAGCCGCAGAAGCGCAGCTCAATTCACAAGTTATTTTGCTTGCAGGCAGTACCGATGCCGAAACCGCTTTTCAGACGGCCGCACAAATTGCCGACACATGGCGCAAAAGCGGCGTATTTGAACAAGTCGACAGCAGCATGACGCCGAATTTGGACAAAGTGCGGGCGGATATGCAGAAACTGAGCTTGGCGGTTTTGCCGCAAGACGAAATCCGCCTGCTGTTTGAGCAGCCGCAAGCCTATTTTCAGGCTCGGGCAGAAGCCGCGGCCAATCCGTTTGCCGCGCCCTCGCCTTTGTCTTTAGAACAAGACTGGCTGGGCTTCGGACGCTTTGTTGCCGACAAAGCCAATCCGCAAAGCCGTTTGCAGTGGGACATGGACAACGGCATGCTGTTTGCCGAAGACAAAGGCAAAACTTGGGTATTCCTGCGCGGACGGCTCGCCGGTGGCGATCAATTTTCCGGCAACGATGCCCTCTTGTCGCTGATGGCGCAAAGCCGTCAAATCGCTTCGGAAAACGGTGCGGAAACCTTAAGCGCAGGTGGCGCATTGTTCGCCGCCGTATCCAAAGCAGCCGCAGAAAAAGAAAGTCGGCTGATGAGCATGATCGGACTTGGGCTGACCTTTGCGCTGCTGTTGTGGGTCTTCCGCAGCGGCCGAGTATTTTTGCTGTCCTTGCCGCTGGCCGCTGGTATGTTGACCGGATTGGCGGTCGCTTTATTAGTATTCGGCGAAGTGCATATCCTGACCATCGTTATCGGCACCAGCTTGGTGGGGATGTTGGTGGATTTCCCGTTGCACTGGCTTGCTCCGTCGGTATTCGGGCCGTCTGAAAAGACCGTTTGGCAGGCTGAATCGGCAATAAAACATGTCTTGCCAAGTTTTGCCGTCAGCCTGACAATTACCGTCTTGGGCTACGCGCTGCTGTGGTTCACCCCTTTGCCTGTACTGCGCCAAACCGCCGTATTTTCAGGCTTTGCCTTATTTGGCGCGTTTGGTGCCACCGTTTTATGGCTGCCGCCGCTGTTTCGCCGCTACCGTGCCAAAACCGTGCCTTTTGCCGCATTAACCGAAAAGCTCTATTCCTTATCAGGCCGTCTGAAAAACCGCCTGCACAAACGCGGTTGGTTAATCGTGGGCGGAATTTTGCTGGCAGTCGGACTGTGGCGCAGCGACTGGCGTGACGACATCCGTCAATGGGTCAATATGCCGACCGCGATGTTGACCGAAGTACAACAAATCGGCCAGTTGAGCGGCACGGATTTTGGCGGCAAATATTTGGTGGCCGAAGCACAAAGTGAAGATGCCCTGTTGAAGAAAACCGCCGAACTCGGTCGCGCCCTGCAGCCCTTAATCGCGCAAGGCAAACTATCCGGCATCCAATCGCCCGACCAATTCATCCTGCCGACAACGGAACAGCAAAAACTGCAAAACCGCCTGCGCGAATTGACCAAGTTGCCTGATAGCTGGAAACCGCTTACCGAAATCGGTATTCCGCGCAAAACCGTACGCGATGCCCTGCTGCAAGCTGCCGACACACAACCATTATCGCTTTCAGACGGCCTGAATACCGATTTGGCAGAGGCTTGGCGTTCCTTGTATTTGGGCGAAGTGGAACCAGGTCGTTTTGCTGCCGTCGTGCGTTTGAACGGCATGACCGATGAAGCCGCCGTACGCGCCGTGGCGCAACACATCTCCGGCGTACATTGGGCAGACAAGCGCGCCCACTTAAACGAGCTTTTCCACCACACGCGCAATCAGGCCGCATGGTTGAAACTGGCTTCCTATGCGTTGGCATGGCTGCTTTTATGGAAAATGTTTGGTTTCAAACGCGGCAGCAAAGTCCTTGCCGTACCGCTGGCCGCCGCCATCTGCACCGTTGCCGTACTTGGTTTGGCAGGCATTCCCGTCAGCCTGTTTGCCATGTTCGGCCTGCTTTTAGTGTCCGCCATCGGCGTGGACTATGCCGTCTATGCCGCCACCGCACACCACAGCGCCCCGGCAAAATTAGGCGGTATGCTGCTTGCCGCCGCGACGACAGCCATTTCCTTTGCCCTGCTCGCCATCAGCAGCACGCCCGCTGTTGCCGCGTTCGGCATGACGGTTACCATCGGCGTGGTATTCAATATTTGGCTGGCAGGCACATTGTTGAAAAATTAG
- a CDS encoding 4'-phosphopantetheinyl transferase family protein, which produces MDTTPLHCLLADPSFAACYDHVSLNATDSQRLAATPQLAQRQDWQVSRALKQQTDLPTVSLSHSQGFAALLCAPQPLTAGVDIEFIRPRDFKALSALICTQEEQDYLETANWPSETFYRLWCFKEALIKAANLDFPSDMKSVGYVFDSGQPVGLRAGKQTDWHGTSAILADTMALACVWKDNAVALQWQFFGSLKPNDLTDRQTI; this is translated from the coding sequence ATGGATACGACACCCCTTCACTGCCTACTGGCCGATCCGTCTTTTGCCGCCTGCTACGACCATGTCTCTCTAAACGCAACCGACTCCCAACGTTTGGCTGCCACGCCACAACTGGCGCAGCGTCAAGACTGGCAAGTCAGCCGCGCATTAAAACAGCAAACCGATTTACCGACTGTATCGCTGAGCCACAGTCAAGGCTTTGCCGCTTTATTGTGTGCGCCTCAGCCCTTAACAGCCGGTGTCGATATCGAATTTATCCGCCCGCGTGATTTTAAAGCGCTGTCGGCTTTGATCTGCACACAGGAAGAACAAGACTATTTGGAAACGGCAAACTGGCCGTCTGAAACGTTTTACCGATTATGGTGTTTCAAGGAAGCCTTGATTAAAGCTGCGAATTTGGATTTTCCGTCGGATATGAAATCGGTCGGCTATGTTTTCGATTCAGGGCAACCCGTCGGTTTACGCGCTGGAAAGCAAACCGATTGGCACGGCACAAGCGCGATTTTGGCGGATACGATGGCACTTGCCTGCGTTTGGAAGGACAACGCCGTCGCTCTGCAATGGCAGTTTTTCGGTTCGCTCAAGCCCAATGATTTAACCGACCGGCAAACTATCTAA
- a CDS encoding pseudouridine synthase: MNDLIILNKPYGVICQFSAHEKHQCLKDFVEKPGFYPAGRLDTDSEGLLLLTNNGRLQAQIADPKFKQVKTYWAQVEGSPDEAKLDLLRRGVDLGDFVTRPAEVRVLEEGEADVLWPRVPPIRVRKSVPDFWVEIKISEGKNRQVRRMTAKAGFPCLRLVRVAIGRLNLFDLNLELGQWQFAPHRP; this comes from the coding sequence ATGAACGATTTGATTATTCTAAACAAGCCTTATGGCGTGATTTGCCAGTTTTCTGCACATGAAAAACATCAGTGCCTTAAGGATTTTGTCGAGAAACCGGGATTTTATCCGGCCGGCCGTTTGGATACGGACAGCGAGGGTTTGCTGCTGCTGACCAATAATGGCCGTTTGCAGGCGCAGATTGCCGACCCGAAATTCAAGCAGGTTAAAACTTATTGGGCGCAGGTGGAGGGTTCTCCTGATGAAGCCAAATTGGATTTATTGCGCCGTGGCGTAGATTTGGGCGATTTTGTCACCCGTCCGGCCGAGGTCAGGGTATTGGAAGAGGGTGAAGCGGATGTTTTATGGCCGCGCGTGCCACCGATTCGCGTGCGCAAGTCTGTGCCTGATTTTTGGGTGGAAATCAAAATTTCGGAAGGGAAAAACCGTCAAGTGCGAAGGATGACGGCGAAAGCAGGCTTTCCGTGTTTACGCTTGGTCCGTGTGGCAATAGGCCGTCTGAATCTGTTTGATTTGAATTTGGAATTGGGACAATGGCAGTTTGCGCCGCATCGTCCTTAA
- a CDS encoding DUF4198 domain-containing protein yields the protein MKKTALLIAFAFLFSTATHAHRVWVETAHTHGGEYLEAELGYGEFPELEPIAKDRLHIFSKPMQLVTEKGKENMIQKGTYNYQYRSKLPVKDGSYLVTAEYQPTFWSKNSAGWKQASIKEMPDASYCEQTRMFGKNIVNVGHESADTAIITKQVGQHLEIVPLDNPANVHVGERFKVRVLFNGEPLPNATVTATFDGFDTSDRSKTHKTEAQAFSDTTDDKGEVSIIPLRQGFWKASVEHKADFPDQSVCQKQANYTTMTFQIGHSHH from the coding sequence TTGAAAAAAACCGCTTTGCTTATCGCATTCGCCTTCCTGTTCAGCACTGCCACCCACGCCCACCGCGTTTGGGTTGAAACCGCCCACACACATGGCGGCGAATACCTTGAAGCCGAATTGGGCTATGGCGAATTCCCAGAGCTCGAGCCGATCGCCAAAGACCGCCTGCACATTTTCAGCAAACCCATGCAACTGGTGACTGAAAAAGGCAAAGAAAACATGATTCAAAAAGGCACATACAATTACCAATACCGCAGCAAACTGCCGGTCAAAGACGGTAGCTACTTGGTAACCGCTGAATACCAACCGACTTTCTGGTCAAAAAACAGCGCGGGCTGGAAGCAGGCAAGCATCAAAGAAATGCCTGATGCAAGCTATTGCGAACAAACCCGTATGTTCGGCAAAAACATCGTCAATGTCGGCCACGAAAGCGCAGATACTGCCATCATTACCAAGCAAGTCGGCCAACATTTGGAAATCGTACCTTTGGACAACCCAGCCAACGTACACGTCGGCGAACGCTTCAAAGTCCGCGTCCTCTTCAATGGCGAGCCGCTGCCTAACGCCACCGTTACCGCCACATTTGACGGCTTCGACACCAGCGACCGCAGCAAAACCCATAAAACCGAAGCCCAAGCCTTCTCCGACACCACCGATGACAAAGGCGAAGTCAGCATCATTCCATTGCGCCAAGGCTTCTGGAAAGCCAGCGTAGAACACAAAGCCGATTTCCCCGATCAAAGCGTGTGCCAAAAACAGGCGAACTACACCACAATGACCTTCCAAATCGGTCATTCACATCATTAA
- the radA gene encoding DNA repair protein RadA, producing MAKAPKTIYQCSECGGTSPKWQGKCPHCGEWNTLQESLAAPEPKNARFQSWAADTSTVQSLSAVTATEVPRNPTGMGELDRVLGGGLVDGAVILLGGDPGIGKSTLLLQTIAKMAQSRKVLYVSGEESAQQVALRAQRLELPTEGVNLLAEIRMEAIQTALKQHQPEVVVIDSIQTMYSDQITSAPGSVSQVRECAAQLTRMAKQMGIAMILVGHVTKDGAIAGPRVLEHMVDTVLYFEGDQHSNYRMIRAIKNRFGAANELGVFAMTENGLKGVSNPSAIFLASYRDDTPGSCVLVTQEGSRPLLVEIQALVDDAHGFTPKRLTVGLEQNRLAMLLAVLNRHGGIACFDQDVFLNAVGGVKIGEPAADLAVILAMLSSFRNRPMPEKTVVFGEIGLSGEVRPVARGQERLKEAEKLGFKRAIVPKANMPRNAKEFPNLKIYGVSSLQEAIDVCRDGD from the coding sequence ATGGCAAAAGCCCCCAAAACCATCTACCAATGCTCCGAATGCGGTGGCACTTCCCCGAAATGGCAGGGCAAATGCCCGCATTGCGGCGAGTGGAACACACTTCAGGAAAGCCTTGCCGCGCCTGAGCCGAAAAATGCCCGCTTCCAATCTTGGGCGGCGGATACCTCGACCGTCCAATCCCTATCCGCCGTTACCGCCACAGAAGTGCCGCGCAATCCGACCGGCATGGGAGAACTTGACCGCGTATTGGGCGGCGGTTTGGTAGACGGCGCAGTCATCCTGCTCGGTGGCGACCCCGGCATCGGCAAATCCACGCTGCTGTTGCAAACCATCGCCAAAATGGCGCAAAGCCGCAAAGTGCTGTACGTTTCCGGCGAAGAATCCGCCCAACAGGTCGCCCTGCGCGCGCAGCGTTTGGAATTGCCCACAGAAGGCGTGAACCTGCTTGCTGAAATCCGCATGGAAGCGATTCAGACGGCCTTGAAACAGCATCAGCCCGAAGTCGTGGTCATCGACTCCATCCAAACCATGTATTCCGACCAAATCACTTCCGCCCCCGGCTCCGTGTCGCAGGTGCGCGAATGCGCCGCCCAACTGACGCGTATGGCAAAACAGATGGGCATCGCCATGATACTGGTCGGACACGTTACCAAAGATGGCGCGATTGCCGGCCCGCGCGTACTGGAGCACATGGTTGATACCGTGCTGTATTTCGAGGGCGACCAGCATTCCAACTACCGCATGATACGCGCCATCAAAAACCGCTTCGGCGCGGCAAACGAATTGGGCGTATTCGCCATGACCGAAAACGGTTTGAAAGGCGTGTCCAACCCGTCCGCCATCTTCCTTGCCAGCTACCGCGACGACACGCCCGGCTCGTGCGTTTTGGTCACGCAGGAAGGCAGCCGCCCGCTTCTGGTCGAAATTCAGGCATTGGTCGATGACGCACACGGCTTTACCCCCAAACGCCTCACCGTCGGCCTCGAACAAAACCGCCTCGCCATGCTGCTCGCCGTCCTCAACCGCCACGGCGGTATCGCCTGCTTCGACCAAGATGTGTTCCTCAATGCCGTCGGTGGCGTCAAAATCGGTGAACCCGCCGCCGACCTTGCCGTCATCCTCGCCATGCTCTCCAGCTTCCGCAACCGCCCCATGCCCGAAAAAACCGTCGTATTCGGCGAAATCGGCTTAAGCGGCGAAGTCCGCCCTGTTGCACGCGGGCAAGAGCGACTTAAAGAAGCGGAAAAACTCGGCTTCAAACGCGCCATCGTTCCCAAAGCCAATATGCCGCGCAATGCCAAAGAATTTCCAAATCTAAAAATCTACGGCGTCAGCAGTTTGCAGGAAGCGATTGACGTTTGTCGTGACGGGGACTAA
- a CDS encoding S41 family peptidase has protein sequence MSTKSTLKKVAIYTLGAFSGIALSLSVQSFAAEKDKKDNEALPVQTIRTMAEVYGQIKANYYQDKPDAELFEGAMKGMVSDLDPHSEYMDKKGYAEMKESTSGEFGGLGMEIGQEDGFVKVVAPIEDTPAERAGVKSGDFIVKIDNTSTRGLTVSEAVKKMRGKPGTKITLTLSRKNADKPIVVNLTRAIIKVKSVRHHLLEKDYGYIRVSQFQERTVAALNEAAQALVKENKGPLKGIILDLRDDPGGLLNGAVGVSAAFLQPDVTVVSTKGRNKKEGMVLKATAEDYITTSGKDPLAGLPAELKTIPMTVLINAGSASASEIVAGALQDHKRAVVVGTQSFGKGSVQTLIPLSGGSAVKLTTALYYTPNDRSIQAQGIVPDVEVKDKDRAFESREADLVGHIGNPLGGQDVNSSTETPANSETKADKDKSQKDKDEDISSRRIPNPAKDDQLRKALDLVKNPAEWQKSLGLAAKKPAPKKDADKDSKK, from the coding sequence ATGTCAACAAAATCCACTTTGAAAAAAGTTGCAATCTACACTCTCGGCGCATTTAGCGGCATCGCCCTCAGTCTGAGTGTACAAAGTTTTGCCGCCGAAAAAGACAAAAAAGACAACGAGGCCCTGCCCGTGCAGACCATCCGCACCATGGCAGAAGTGTACGGCCAAATCAAAGCCAACTATTACCAAGACAAACCCGATGCCGAGCTCTTTGAAGGCGCAATGAAAGGCATGGTGTCCGATCTCGATCCGCATTCCGAGTATATGGACAAAAAAGGCTACGCCGAAATGAAAGAATCCACCAGCGGCGAATTCGGCGGCTTGGGCATGGAAATCGGACAAGAAGACGGCTTCGTCAAAGTCGTTGCCCCGATTGAAGACACTCCGGCAGAACGCGCCGGCGTGAAAAGCGGCGATTTCATCGTCAAAATCGACAATACCTCTACCCGCGGCCTGACTGTCAGCGAAGCCGTCAAAAAAATGCGCGGCAAACCGGGTACCAAAATCACCCTGACCCTTTCACGCAAAAATGCCGACAAACCCATCGTCGTCAACCTGACCCGCGCCATCATCAAAGTCAAAAGCGTGCGCCATCACCTGCTTGAAAAAGACTACGGCTACATCCGCGTCTCCCAATTCCAAGAGCGCACCGTTGCCGCACTCAACGAAGCCGCACAAGCCCTCGTCAAAGAAAACAAAGGCCCGCTCAAAGGCATCATCCTCGACTTGCGCGACGACCCGGGCGGCCTGCTCAACGGCGCAGTCGGCGTATCCGCAGCCTTCCTGCAACCTGACGTAACCGTTGTCAGCACCAAAGGCCGCAACAAAAAAGAAGGCATGGTTCTCAAAGCAACTGCTGAAGACTACATCACCACCAGCGGCAAAGACCCGTTGGCCGGATTGCCTGCCGAGCTGAAAACCATTCCTATGACCGTCCTGATTAACGCAGGCTCCGCTTCCGCTTCCGAAATCGTTGCCGGCGCATTGCAAGACCATAAACGCGCCGTCGTCGTCGGCACACAAAGTTTCGGCAAAGGCTCCGTGCAAACCCTGATTCCGCTTTCCGGAGGCAGCGCAGTCAAACTGACCACTGCCCTTTACTACACGCCAAACGACCGCTCGATTCAAGCGCAAGGCATTGTTCCTGACGTTGAAGTCAAAGACAAAGACCGCGCCTTTGAAAGCCGCGAGGCCGATTTGGTCGGCCATATCGGCAATCCGTTAGGCGGCCAAGACGTCAACAGCAGCACTGAAACACCTGCCAACTCAGAAACCAAAGCCGATAAAGACAAGTCCCAAAAAGACAAAGACGAAGACATCTCCAGCCGTCGCATTCCAAATCCGGCCAAAGACGATCAGCTCCGTAAAGCCTTGGACTTAGTGAAAAATCCAGCCGAATGGCAAAAATCTTTGGGTTTGGCAGCGAAAAAACCTGCACCGAAAAAAGATGCAGATAAAGACAGCAAAAAATAA
- a CDS encoding murein hydrolase activator EnvC family protein — MRYKPLILALLLSFSLPTYAAKDAPKEKAAAVKKAAPVKKEKEAAKADVKKETSKKQAVKEKEEDKKAVKAKAAKEKETADKNERASAKNKTAKVAEAAADNKKFSRKAEEPKETAKDKKAAAAKSGKAKEQDKKPVEDKKDSKAKEPVKKADPKETKAKEPAKKAVEDKKDGKKTKEPGKKAAEDKKAEDKEPAKKAVDDKKDTKAKEQNKKAEPKVEPKVASSADNDFKAAVTAAANDMETKKSFAKRNEGFIIHVNATLKQLQQTRNNLSGINRKQRDAWEKFQKLNADANQLKAEVSNTRAQISRFVSGNYKNSQPNAVALFLKNADAGQKTRFLRYTRYINNANDQVMRDLEKQQKELAAQEQKINNELAYLKKLQANIQASLRQQGVTNTAEQAESRRQNTQMAKEAQKKINHRENEQRLNNLLKDLEKRKAEQRKAEAEARKKAAEARLAAAEKARKEQAAAQQKAEAERAAMSTLTDEDMKLQAPNTQGFIVSNANSFSRMQGRLKKPVNGTLAGLFGQDRGDGEVWKGVFYNTVPAPVSSIASGTVTFAGELEGYGKVVVLDHGDGYVSIYSGLSEIDIAQNYAVNAGSKIGTSGTLPSGETGLYLEVRYNGQVMNPLSWIN; from the coding sequence ATGCGTTACAAACCCCTCATTCTCGCCCTGTTGCTCAGTTTCTCCCTGCCAACCTATGCTGCCAAAGACGCGCCGAAAGAAAAAGCGGCCGCCGTCAAAAAAGCTGCGCCCGTGAAAAAAGAGAAAGAAGCCGCCAAGGCAGATGTAAAAAAAGAAACCTCAAAAAAACAAGCAGTAAAAGAAAAAGAGGAAGACAAAAAAGCGGTTAAAGCCAAAGCTGCCAAAGAGAAGGAAACCGCCGACAAAAACGAACGCGCTTCAGCCAAAAACAAAACGGCTAAAGTCGCCGAAGCCGCTGCCGACAATAAAAAGTTCAGCCGCAAAGCCGAAGAGCCTAAAGAAACGGCAAAAGACAAAAAAGCCGCAGCCGCAAAATCCGGCAAGGCCAAAGAACAAGACAAGAAACCTGTTGAAGATAAAAAAGACAGCAAAGCCAAAGAACCCGTAAAAAAAGCAGACCCTAAGGAAACCAAAGCCAAAGAGCCTGCTAAAAAAGCGGTTGAGGATAAAAAAGACGGCAAAAAAACCAAAGAGCCCGGAAAAAAAGCAGCCGAAGACAAAAAAGCCGAAGACAAAGAACCTGCAAAAAAAGCTGTTGACGACAAAAAAGACACAAAAGCCAAAGAGCAAAACAAAAAAGCCGAGCCTAAAGTTGAGCCTAAAGTCGCTTCTTCAGCCGACAACGATTTCAAAGCAGCCGTAACTGCCGCCGCCAACGATATGGAAACCAAAAAATCCTTTGCCAAACGCAACGAGGGTTTCATTATCCATGTCAATGCCACGCTCAAACAGCTGCAACAAACACGCAACAACCTCTCCGGCATCAACCGCAAACAACGCGACGCATGGGAAAAATTCCAAAAACTCAATGCTGATGCCAACCAGTTGAAAGCAGAAGTTTCCAACACGCGCGCCCAAATTTCGCGTTTTGTGTCCGGCAACTATAAAAACAGCCAGCCCAACGCGGTCGCCCTCTTTCTGAAAAACGCCGATGCCGGTCAAAAAACCCGCTTCCTGCGTTACACACGTTATATCAACAACGCCAACGACCAAGTTATGAGAGACTTGGAAAAACAACAGAAAGAGCTGGCGGCGCAAGAACAAAAAATCAACAATGAATTGGCTTACCTGAAAAAACTGCAAGCCAATATCCAAGCTTCGTTGCGTCAACAAGGCGTGACCAATACCGCCGAACAAGCCGAAAGCCGCCGTCAAAACACGCAAATGGCCAAAGAAGCGCAAAAGAAAATCAACCACAGAGAAAACGAGCAACGCCTCAACAATCTCCTGAAAGATTTGGAAAAACGCAAAGCCGAGCAACGCAAAGCCGAAGCAGAAGCGCGTAAAAAAGCCGCCGAAGCCCGTTTGGCTGCTGCCGAAAAAGCCCGCAAAGAGCAAGCTGCCGCCCAACAAAAAGCCGAAGCCGAACGCGCCGCCATGTCCACGCTGACTGACGAAGACATGAAACTGCAAGCCCCGAACACCCAAGGCTTTATCGTCAGCAACGCCAACAGCTTCAGCCGTATGCAAGGCCGTCTGAAAAAACCGGTCAACGGCACATTGGCGGGCCTGTTTGGTCAAGACCGCGGCGATGGCGAAGTTTGGAAAGGCGTGTTCTACAATACCGTTCCTGCTCCGGTCAGCAGCATTGCCTCAGGCACGGTTACTTTTGCCGGCGAGCTTGAAGGCTACGGCAAAGTGGTCGTCCTCGACCACGGCGACGGCTATGTCAGCATTTACTCCGGCCTGAGCGAAATCGACATCGCCCAAAATTACGCCGTCAATGCCGGCAGTAAAATTGGCACCAGCGGCACTTTGCCGTCGGGCGAAACCGGCCTTTACCTTGAAGTCCGCTACAACGGACAAGTCATGAATCCGCTTTCATGGATTAACTGA
- a CDS encoding CreA family protein: MKKYLLVVLGAMVLAACGNDTDKIGRASTVFHMLGKNDRIEVEGFDDPDVQGVACYISYAKKGGLKETVNLEEDASDASVSCVQSAEVIRYNEAAVLKPRQVFKRSASIAFKSQQIIRYYDPKRKSFAYLVYSDKIVQGSPKNSLSAVSCFAHAKTDAPVPAGGAVYGACVVDAPVADGQK, translated from the coding sequence ATGAAAAAATATTTATTAGTAGTGTTGGGTGCCATGGTTTTGGCGGCTTGTGGTAACGATACCGATAAAATCGGACGCGCCAGTACGGTGTTTCATATGCTGGGTAAAAACGACCGTATTGAAGTGGAAGGTTTTGACGATCCTGATGTGCAGGGGGTTGCCTGTTATATTTCGTACGCGAAAAAAGGCGGTTTGAAAGAAACGGTCAATCTGGAAGAAGATGCCAGCGACGCATCGGTTTCCTGCGTGCAAAGTGCGGAAGTCATCCGTTATAACGAGGCTGCGGTTTTGAAACCGCGACAAGTGTTCAAACGCAGTGCCAGCATAGCATTTAAGAGCCAGCAGATTATCCGCTACTACGACCCGAAACGTAAGTCTTTCGCTTATTTGGTGTACAGCGATAAAATCGTTCAAGGCTCGCCGAAAAACTCTTTGAGCGCAGTATCGTGTTTTGCCCATGCGAAAACCGATGCGCCGGTACCGGCAGGCGGTGCGGTTTACGGTGCATGCGTGGTGGACGCGCCGGTTGCCGACGGACAAAAATAA
- a CDS encoding YqgE/AlgH family protein, with protein sequence MNLANHFLIAMPHMDDPFFTDTVIYVCEHDEEGALGIIINKPSPITMDMIFAAADRNIPLRLQHENVMMGGPVQIERGYVVHTPIGRWQNSMVVTDNVALTSSRDVIENLSKEGAVDKALISIGYSKWGKGQLERELAENVWLTVPADEHILFDVPYELRYAAAFEKLGVNPNALVSGVGHA encoded by the coding sequence ATGAATTTAGCCAACCATTTCCTGATTGCCATGCCTCATATGGACGATCCGTTTTTTACGGATACGGTCATTTATGTGTGCGAACACGATGAAGAAGGTGCGCTGGGCATCATCATCAACAAGCCTTCGCCGATTACCATGGACATGATTTTCGCCGCCGCCGACCGCAATATCCCGTTGCGCCTGCAACATGAAAACGTGATGATGGGCGGGCCGGTTCAGATTGAGCGCGGCTATGTCGTGCATACGCCGATCGGCCGCTGGCAAAACAGCATGGTGGTAACCGATAACGTCGCGCTGACTTCTTCGCGCGATGTGATTGAAAACTTGTCTAAAGAAGGTGCGGTGGACAAGGCTTTGATCAGTATTGGTTATTCGAAATGGGGCAAAGGGCAGTTGGAGCGCGAGCTGGCAGAAAATGTTTGGCTGACCGTGCCTGCGGACGAGCATATTCTTTTTGATGTGCCTTACGAACTCCGTTATGCCGCCGCTTTTGAAAAATTGGGTGTCAATCCGAACGCCTTGGTTTCAGGAGTCGGCCATGCCTGA
- the ruvX gene encoding Holliday junction resolvase RuvX gives MPDAPKGTVLAFDFGEARIGVAQGEAELGMTHPLATVTGNSNDEKFEAIAKLVKEWQPKYFVVGLPTHTDGTEHELTRLSRKFGRRLQGRFNLPVYWVDERMSSLYAESLLAEAQVFGRKQKSVLDQVAAQAILQGFFEGGAAEYFNGREE, from the coding sequence ATGCCTGATGCACCAAAAGGCACGGTTTTGGCCTTTGATTTCGGCGAGGCGCGTATCGGCGTGGCGCAGGGCGAGGCAGAGCTGGGTATGACCCATCCGCTGGCGACGGTAACTGGCAACAGCAACGATGAAAAATTCGAGGCCATTGCCAAGCTGGTCAAAGAATGGCAGCCCAAGTATTTTGTGGTCGGCCTGCCGACGCATACCGACGGTACGGAGCATGAGCTGACCCGTTTGAGCCGCAAGTTTGGCCGCCGTTTGCAGGGACGTTTTAACTTGCCGGTTTATTGGGTGGACGAAAGGATGTCTTCCCTATACGCCGAAAGCCTGCTTGCAGAAGCACAAGTATTTGGCCGAAAACAAAAATCCGTACTTGACCAAGTGGCGGCGCAGGCGATTTTGCAAGGGTTTTTCGAAGGTGGCGCGGCCGAGTATTTCAATGGCCGCGAAGAATAG